From a single Chlamydiota bacterium genomic region:
- a CDS encoding 2-C-methyl-D-erythritol 2,4-cyclodiphosphate synthase: MKTIDKNQRGKDSRLKTHDSPRIGFGLDIHPFKTGRPLVLGGVNVPCQKGLQGHSDADVLVHAVMDALLGSAGLGDIGIHFPGGDPKYKNISSLLLLKKVEVLIKKKGFSIQNIDSTLTIEEPKISHLIPNMRKKISSILSLSPDQVNIKATRAEGLGFVGRVEGVCAYAVCLLC, encoded by the coding sequence AAGACTCACGACTCAAGACTCACGACTCACCCCGAATCGGTTTTGGCCTAGACATTCATCCTTTTAAAACGGGCAGGCCTCTTGTTTTAGGAGGTGTCAATGTTCCTTGTCAAAAAGGTCTTCAAGGACATTCCGATGCAGATGTTTTGGTGCATGCGGTGATGGACGCCCTTTTAGGGTCTGCAGGTCTTGGCGATATTGGAATTCACTTTCCTGGGGGAGATCCAAAATATAAAAACATCTCAAGTCTTCTTCTTTTAAAAAAGGTGGAAGTTTTAATTAAGAAAAAAGGCTTCTCCATTCAGAATATTGATTCTACCCTCACCATTGAAGAGCCTAAAATTTCACATTTGATTCCTAACATGAGAAAAAAAATTTCCTCGATTCTTTCTCTTTCTCCGGATCAAGTAAATATTAAAGCAACCCGTGCAGAAGGGCTTGGCTTTGTGGGTCGTGTAGAGGGGGTTTGCGCTTATGCGGTGTGCCTACTTTGCTGA